The Heyndrickxia vini genome contains a region encoding:
- a CDS encoding sigma factor G inhibitor Gin — MGETLAKKNISENCIICEQPKILGIHLYTSFICSDCEKDIVQTDTNDPKYEYYINQLKLVIKPEIYS; from the coding sequence ATGGGAGAAACATTAGCAAAGAAAAATATTAGCGAAAATTGCATTATATGTGAGCAGCCGAAGATTTTAGGAATTCATCTTTATACTTCATTTATTTGTTCTGATTGTGAAAAGGATATCGTACAAACAGATACAAATGATCCAAAGTATGAATACTATATTAATCAACTTAAATTAGTGATAAAACCAGAAATCTACTCATAA
- a CDS encoding aminotransferase class I/II-fold pyridoxal phosphate-dependent enzyme produces the protein MNQKQIPLYEAIVKFIKSDPISFHVPGHKNSILLKHEFPELSRFLTYDVTELTGLDDLHSPDGPILEAQNLLSDYYGTKRSYFLVNGSTVGNLIMILSAFKAGDKVLVQRNCHKSIMNALALAKVYPIFIDPMIDEYTFVAEGVDQSLIKSAYAQYSDVKGLVVTYPNYYGMASHLEEIINIVHQHKGVILVDEAHGPHFHLGEPFPKSAIDLGADMVVHSAHKMLPAMTMGSYLHINSNSISLSKVEYYYSVLQSSSPSYPIMISLDIARHFIANFNEGDVKYTLNQRDSFVTSLCNMEGVEVVNGNTEQDPLKLIVRYKGYSGYMLQRILEEENIYTEMADPYQVVLILPLLKMNMVYSYNEALVKIENVFKKYKPKPNEIKGLIVDSDDKISSLVLSYEEMANQSTEWVPFGSAEKRVASKMIIPYPPGIPIILPGEVITSKKIKLIKEYIEANAKFQGETSRLLNGEIAVYL, from the coding sequence ATGAATCAAAAACAAATTCCATTATATGAAGCAATAGTAAAATTTATAAAGAGTGATCCAATATCTTTTCATGTCCCGGGACATAAAAATAGCATATTACTTAAGCATGAATTTCCCGAACTATCGAGATTCTTAACTTATGATGTTACAGAGTTAACAGGTTTAGATGATTTACATTCGCCCGATGGACCAATATTAGAAGCCCAAAATCTATTATCCGATTATTATGGTACAAAAAGGAGTTATTTTTTAGTAAACGGAAGCACTGTTGGAAATCTAATTATGATTTTATCTGCATTTAAAGCGGGAGATAAAGTTTTAGTGCAGAGGAACTGCCATAAGTCCATTATGAATGCACTAGCTTTAGCGAAAGTATATCCAATTTTTATTGATCCAATGATTGATGAGTATACTTTTGTAGCAGAGGGTGTTGACCAATCATTAATAAAAAGTGCCTACGCTCAATATTCTGATGTGAAAGGCTTAGTTGTAACATATCCCAATTACTATGGTATGGCATCGCATTTGGAGGAAATAATTAATATCGTTCATCAACATAAAGGGGTTATTTTAGTTGATGAAGCGCATGGACCACATTTTCATCTGGGTGAGCCTTTTCCTAAGTCGGCAATCGATTTAGGGGCGGATATGGTTGTTCACTCTGCACATAAAATGCTTCCTGCTATGACTATGGGCTCCTATTTACATATTAATAGTAATTCCATTTCTTTAAGTAAGGTAGAATATTATTATTCAGTTTTACAATCCAGTAGTCCATCATATCCAATTATGATCTCGTTAGACATTGCGCGCCATTTTATTGCCAACTTCAATGAAGGAGATGTGAAGTATACTCTTAATCAAAGAGATTCATTTGTCACTTCTTTATGTAATATGGAAGGGGTAGAAGTGGTAAACGGGAATACAGAACAAGATCCACTAAAATTAATTGTTAGGTACAAAGGCTATTCGGGATATATGCTTCAACGAATATTGGAAGAGGAAAATATCTATACAGAGATGGCTGACCCTTATCAAGTAGTATTGATTCTTCCGTTGCTTAAAATGAATATGGTGTATTCGTATAATGAAGCACTTGTTAAAATTGAAAATGTATTTAAAAAATATAAACCAAAACCAAATGAGATAAAAGGATTAATAGTAGATTCGGATGATAAAATAAGTAGTTTGGTACTATCTTATGAAGAAATGGCAAATCAATCTACAGAGTGGGTTCCTTTTGGCAGTGCTGAGAAACGAGTAGCCTCTAAAATGATTATTCCTTATCCGCCAGGAATTCCAATCATTTTACCCGGGGAAGTCATAACTAGCAAAAAGATCAAATTGATTAAAGAATATATTGAGGCAAATGCAAAGTTCCAAGGGGAAACTAGTCGATTATTGAATGGGGAAATAGCGGTTTATCTATAA
- the tmk gene encoding dTMP kinase has protein sequence MSGLFITVEGPEGAGKTTVLNKLGNELKQQGLNIVMTREPGGIRIAEQIRKVILDKSNTEMDARTEALLYAAARRQHLIEKVIPALNQGAIVLCDRFIDSSLAYQGVARELGIEEVFSINKFAIQDVMPDLTIYFDIDVELGLKRIEVNKGREVNRLDLEKMDFHMNVRNGFRKLLELFPSRIYEVDASKPLENVYQEVKNKVEQLIYK, from the coding sequence ATGAGTGGATTATTTATTACTGTAGAAGGTCCAGAAGGGGCTGGAAAGACAACTGTTTTGAATAAATTAGGGAATGAATTAAAGCAACAGGGATTAAATATTGTTATGACGCGTGAACCTGGTGGAATACGTATCGCTGAACAAATACGTAAAGTAATTTTAGATAAAAGCAATACTGAGATGGATGCACGGACAGAGGCTTTATTATATGCTGCAGCACGAAGACAGCATTTAATTGAAAAAGTCATACCTGCATTGAATCAGGGAGCAATTGTGCTTTGTGACCGATTTATTGATAGTTCATTAGCATATCAAGGTGTTGCAAGAGAACTCGGAATCGAAGAAGTGTTTTCTATAAATAAGTTTGCTATTCAAGATGTTATGCCGGATTTAACCATATATTTTGATATAGATGTCGAGCTAGGACTTAAACGCATTGAAGTGAACAAGGGAAGAGAAGTGAACCGCTTAGATTTAGAAAAAATGGACTTTCATATGAATGTTCGCAATGGATTCAGAAAATTACTTGAATTATTCCCAAGCAGAATTTATGAGGTCGATGCGAGTAAGCCTTTAGAGAATGTTTATCAAGAGGTAAAAAACAAAGTAGAACAATTAATTTATAAGTAA
- a CDS encoding cyclic-di-AMP receptor, translating into MKLILAVVQDQDSARLMSAMVDHNFRVTKLASTGGFLKSGNTTIMIGTEDIRVEKALQVIRDNCKSREQLMAPVSPMGGNADSYIPYPVEVEVGGATVFVLPVERFEQF; encoded by the coding sequence ATGAAATTAATTCTTGCTGTTGTCCAGGATCAAGATAGTGCTCGTTTAATGAGTGCTATGGTAGACCATAATTTTAGAGTAACAAAGCTTGCGAGCACTGGTGGATTTTTGAAATCCGGAAATACGACTATAATGATTGGTACGGAGGATATCAGGGTTGAAAAGGCATTACAGGTTATTCGGGATAATTGCAAATCTCGCGAGCAATTGATGGCACCTGTTTCACCAATGGGAGGAAATGCAGATTCATATATCCCATATCCGGTGGAAGTTGAAGTTGGCGGTGCAACGGTGTTTGTACTTCCAGTTGAACGATTTGAACAATTTTAG
- a CDS encoding YaaR family protein, with translation MKINQDFRIGLDNKRTDQKAPNTSNIKFNEIIHKQDKKLVLEQINKLVSEIDNAGERLSRSRTFKDLTKYKNLIKRFIQETVDFGMNLKQSHTWNQFGEGRKLSIVEQIDEHLVDLTENYVKKEKSTIDILDKVGEIKGLILNIYT, from the coding sequence TTGAAAATAAACCAAGATTTTAGGATTGGCTTAGATAATAAACGAACCGATCAAAAAGCTCCTAATACTAGTAATATAAAATTTAATGAAATTATTCATAAACAAGATAAAAAACTTGTACTTGAACAAATAAATAAACTTGTTTCGGAAATAGATAATGCTGGAGAACGATTATCGCGTTCAAGGACGTTTAAAGATCTTACAAAATATAAAAACTTAATAAAGCGATTTATTCAAGAAACAGTTGATTTTGGAATGAATCTTAAGCAATCACATACTTGGAATCAATTTGGAGAAGGTAGGAAGCTTAGTATTGTTGAACAGATTGATGAACATTTAGTTGATTTAACGGAAAACTATGTGAAAAAAGAGAAATCTACTATCGATATTTTAGATAAAGTTGGGGAAATCAAAGGATTAATATTAAATATATACACGTAA